Proteins from a single region of Juglans microcarpa x Juglans regia isolate MS1-56 chromosome 5S, Jm3101_v1.0, whole genome shotgun sequence:
- the LOC121267773 gene encoding 60S ribosomal protein L32-1 produces the protein MAVPLLTKKIVKKRVKKFKRPQSDRKISVKTNWRRPKGIDSRVRRKFKGCTLMPNVGYGSDKKTRHYLPNGFKKFVVHNVKELELLMMHNRTYCAEIAHNVSTRKRKEIVERAAQLDVVVTNKLARLRSQEDE, from the exons ATGGCGGTGCCGTTGCTTACGAAGAAGATCGTGAAGAAGCGGGTCAAGAAGTTTAAGAGGCCGCAGAGCGACCGCAAGATCTCTGTCAAG ACAAACTGGCGCAGGCCAAAGGGTATTGATTCTCGTGTGAGAAGAAAGTTTAAAGGATGCACGCTGATGCCCAATGTCGGTTATGGTTCAGACAAGAAGACTCGTCATTATCTTCCCAATGGCTTCAAAAAATTTGTTGTGCACAATGTCAAGGAGCTAGAGCTGCTGATGATGCACAACAG GACGTATTGTGCTGAGATTGCACACAATGTCTCCACAAGGAAGAGGAAAGAAATTGTGGAGAGAGCCGCCCAGCTTGATGTTGTTGTGACCAACAAGCTTGCTAGGTTGCGCAGCCAGGAAGATGAATGA
- the LOC121267655 gene encoding membrane protein PM19L-like: MAGQQMKPVAGLLLALNFCMYVIILGISGWAMNRAIDHGFIIGPGFDLPAHFSPIYFPMGNAATGFFVMFALLAGVVGAASALSGLNHLRTWNAQSLPSAATAALIAWTLTVLAMGFACKEIELRIRNARLRTMESFLIILSATQLLYIAAIHGAA, from the exons ATGGCTGGTCAGCAAATGAAACCCGTCGCCGGGCTCCTTTTGGCCCTCAATTTCTGCATGTATGTCATAATTCTGGGCATCAGCGGTTGGGCTATGAATAGAGCAATTGATCATGGCTTCATCATTGGTCCTGGATTCGATCTTCCGGCGCATTTTTCCCCCATATATTTCCCAATGGGAAATGCTGCCACCGGATTCTTCGTCATGTTTGCTTTGCTAGCCGGAGTTGTTGGTGCCGCATCAGCATTATCTGGATTAAACCATCTTCGTACTTGGAATGCTCAAAGCTTGCCATCTGCTGCTACAGCAGCCCTTATTGCTTGGACTCTTACTGTCCTTGCCATGGG GTTTGCCTGCAAAGAGATTGAGCTCCGCATCAGAAATGCTCGTCTG AGAACGATGGAGTCATTCCTAATCATCCTTTCAGCGACACAGCTTCTATACATTGCGGCCATTCATGGTGCAGCatga
- the LOC121267653 gene encoding uncharacterized protein LOC121267653: MPSGPKKRKAAKKKKDKEIHNPSTKNPQGNDDMKSQDGKESDDGEVSSPVSRDQDSDQNPFNEGSEELGERDSSSIRPYVAEERTMLGVHSDVEGAQKIGLEDDGVVVIERELKSEENSESKNVSIEHVEFAKESHDGDERSFSSSSPDDKPQITEEKPNEVAYNSVLEARSYDDLDKPVDSSQVEVIWVADDGLAGETFNSIPESATLVDSLQSVVPVSQETIEMAPSAPVENPVIMNVVEVSEESREGPAAVTDFSLKKSEEVFPLSYENVQASSNMVESVSNGYESKILPSSSAPVAATSNDAAHVKDSVIPECSESQPIEAPAPKVVQRTSWLCCCGLFEVLAGFGR; this comes from the exons ATGCCATCCGGTCCCAAGAAGAGAAAGgctgcaaagaaaaagaaagataaggaAATCCATAACCCCTCAACCAAAAACCCTCAAG GAAATGACGATATGAAATCTCAAGATGGGAAGGAAAGTGATGATGGTGAGGTTAGTAGCCCTGTATCTCGGGACCAGGATAGCGATCAGAATCCATTTAATGAGGGGAGTGAAGAATTGGGGGAGAGAGATTCATCATCCATTCGACCATATGTTGCTGAGGAAAGGACTATGTTGGGAGTCCATAGTGATGTAGAGGGTGCCCAGAAAATAGGCTTAGAGGATGATGGTGTCGTTGTAATCGAAAGGGAACTGAAATCTGAGGAGAATTCTGAGAGCAAAAATGTTAGCATAGAGCATGTTGAGTTTGCCAAGGAATCACATGATGGGGATGAGCGTAGCTTTAGCAGTAGTAGTCCAGATGATAAGCCCCAAATCACTGAGGAGAAACCAAACGAGGTGGCTTACAATTCAGTTTTGGAAGCACGATCATATGATGATTTGGATAAGCCGGTTGACTCATCCCAGGTGGAAGTGATTTGGGTTGCTGATGATGGACTGGCTGGGGAGACTTTTAATTCAATTCCAGAAAGTGCTACTCTTGTTGATTCTCTACAGTCAGTGGTACCTGTGTCCCAAGAGACAATTGAAATGGCCCCAAGTGCTCCAGTTGAGAATCCAGTGATTATGAATGTGGTTGAAGTAAGCGAGGAATCAAGGGAGGGTCCAGCAGCTGTGACGGATTTTTCATTGAAGAAAAGTGAGGAAGTATTTCCTTTATCTTATGAAAATGTACAGGCATCTTCAAACATGGTGGAATCTGTTTCAAATGGATATGAGAGTAAAATATTGCCATCATCAAGTGCTCCTGTTGCTGCAACTAGTAATGATGCAGCACATGTCAAAGATTCTGTGATTCCTGAATGTTCTGAAAGCCAG cCTATAGAAGCGCCAGCCCCAAAAGTGGTGCAAAGAACCTCCTGGTTGTGTTGCTGTGGATTATTTGAGGTGCTAGCAGGCTTTGGGAGATAA